The genomic window ATGTCAATACCCAAACCAGGTAATGGGGTGACAATATCAGAAAATAAAATTACTCCATCTGGTTGGAAGGCTCTCCACGGTTGCAAGGAAACCTCAATTGCTACATCTGGAATTTCCGAGCGATCGCGAAACGAAGGATACTGCTCTCTTAAGTCTCGATATGCTTTCATATATCGTCCCGCTTGTCGCATCATCCATACAGGGGGACGATCTACTACTTCACCACGAGCAGCCCGTAAGAGATGAGGAGTCGTTGAAGAAACACCCATTTATTACTTCATCCTAAAGAGTCACTTTTTTCTGCCACTGTTTAGCTTATCATTATGGATTACACTTTATTAGCTTATTAGCAACTTGTCAGGAAAAGGTGAGTAGCAGGGCAAACGCATCTAAAATTACTCTTGATCGCAACCAAGGTTAAGAACTAACGAAAAAATTAGCATTTTTCCTTTGGTTTAGTTTCCAAGACTCAAAGCGATGTCTACGACGAGCTACGCTTACGCCTAGAAAGGCCATTTATGGGCAAATCTAAGGGGCTATTGAGATGAAAGCTTGATTTTACCGGACAAAATTTTGATTCGCTCTATATCAATTTTGAGTAAGTTAGTAAATTAATAAGGCATTATTTGTAATCTTTCTTTACAACGTATCCCAAATTGCAGGTATCTCAGCAGACACTCATAAACAGTAATTACCGCCAGAATTGAAGCGGAAATATTAAAGAGTTCATAAAAAAGCTGTGGTCAACCAAATTTTTTGGTGCGAAACATTAGATAACTAGTAAAATAAGGCAAAAGTCAAAATAAAAAATACTTAATACCGTAAGCTTTTTACTCATTCCAGATGGTAGGTTAATTTCTGCCATGACGTATTAGTAGTATTTTAAATATTTTGGATATGAGTGCTCGGTTGGCTTGACTACAGTATTAATGCCAGCAAGCGCTACAAGTTATTGTTTTTTTTTGACTTATCCCATGAAATCATCGTTTTGAGTACCACGTAGAAGTGCACCTCTCACTGATGCATGAAGGGAACGCATGAGGAAAAGTGCATGACAAGTAACAGATGTGTCTCTACACCTGGCGTAAAGACACATCCTTAAGGATTTTCAACGGGTATCCTGATAAATTTATGCTTTCACTGTCACTTTATGTTGTGAGCGTTTGAAGAGTGAAGTCATACCACAAGCACCTATTGCTAACACACCTAACATCGCATTAGGTTCGGGAACGCTCTGGCTGGCTAGTCTATAGGCGTGGTTATCTGTTTCAAAGGCAATACCATTTGAGCGCATCACAACTCGGTCAAATGTTTCTCCTGTTCCAGCTACAAGATTGATAAACATATTAGCTTGAGTGCTAGTCCAACTACCATCAGCTATAGCAGTTGGCACATCTGCACCACTAAAAGTCTTTAACAACTGATTACCTTTATAAATGTCAATATAGTTGTAACTATCCAATGAGCCTGCATAAAAACCGAAGTAATTAACAGCTTCTTTGAAGTTAATATTGACAAACCCACTGTCGCCTGCAACATTACTACCTGATGGAGCAATTGTTAAAAATTTGGTATTATCCCCATAAGGTGAGGCGTATTGACCAGATACACTACCTTGAACAATATTAGTAGTAATATTAGAGTAGGTAACAAATCCATTGGGATCATTTGCTGTGCCATCGTCAAAGGTGATAGTTTTGGTATTAGAGTAGCTAGAAAACGGGCCACTGTTGACTTGCATAGTTACGGCACTGGCTGGATTTGCACTGATGACCACAACAGTTGTTCCGAGTAAAGCCAAAGATAATTTTTGCAGCATTCTAGTAATAAGCCTTGAGAAACACCAAGAGAATTAAGACTGAACTTTTCTTGAAATCTAGCTATGAAAAACTGGTTTTATTACTCCAACAACATAGAATAAAATCACAAAGATTATTATGTCCCTCTAGATGACTGTTGTTGGGTACAACAAGCTCGAAGATGTAAGTTCATCTTGATGCTTTGTAATCCTATTTTGATTTTTTTAACTCGCAAAAGATACGGTATATATACTAAAATATCTTTAAAGATTAAGTGAAGGTTTTTGTGCAATTCTAGTGGGCAGGACAAACGCATCTAAATTACTCTTGATCACAACCAAGGTTAAGAACTAACAAAAAATCACCATTTCTCATTTGGTTTAGTTTCCAAGACTCAAAGCGATGTCTACGATGGTCACTAACTTGTACTGAGCGCACTTGTACTGAGCGCAGCCGAAGTAGTCGAAGTGCGGGCTACTCCGAAACCTTAAGCAATAAGCGTAGGTTAATGAGATTAATTCCGACTCTATTGAGAATACACTGCTATTATTGACATAATATGCCCGCCTTGGGGGAGTGGCGAGTGGGGAATGGAAAATAGGGACTGGCGAGTGAGAAATAGGGTAAAACAAGAATCAATATTTAATTGAGGATTGGGCATTAGTTATTCTCCCCCTGCTCCTCTATCTCCCTAATCTCCCTATTCTCTCACTCCCCTAACTTCCTATGCAAACTGACTCTAACAGTCCTGATCGTGTTGCATCTGCTAATAACGAGCCTAACCCAGGAAAGCTTTTAATTCCGCGATCGCAGCGACAGAGGTTTTTTATTCAGTTTACCTTAATGACCCTGATCGGATGGGTTGTGGGTGGCGTTGCCAGTATCGCCTTAGAGAAAATTATTGTCCAAAGTCTCTCACCTAGCGTTGCTATCCAACCACAAACATGGAGTATTTTGGTCAGAAGTCTCAGCAACGTTGTATTTGCCGTGATTTTCGCTGCTGACCAAGCCCTGGTAATTTACCGATATTTACCGGGTTGGCAGTGGATATTTGCTACTAGCGTCGGTTGGCTGATTGCCAACGGCGTTTCTACAGCCTGGATTAACGATATTTCATCCATAGCCTCATCATCTCCTAAAGATACTTTGATTTTGGGATTTCTATCTGCGATCGCATATATAATTTCTGGTATTTGGCTGGGACTTTGCCAATGGCTGGTACTGAGGCGATATACAGTAAGCATTTGGTGGTGGAATTTTTTACCTTCAATCTCTTTTTTATTAATTAGTATTTTGCTTTGGTTGCTTTTTCTTGTGCAAGATTTGATTCCAGAACCCAACCGGACTCTCATATTGTATTGGAGTGGACAAGGATTTACAGCAATAATTCTGGGGATTGTACCAGCAATTGGCTTATGTACCTTGAAAAGAAATTCACATCGCCAAAGTGGAATTTCTGGTTGATCATAATTAAGCATCGGGTTTGAGACTTAGTTCTTGCAAGGTCAGTAAAAAGGAAGCCTTAGTTAGGATTAGGATTTCAGATTTCATCTAGATTGTAGGGAATCCCAAATTGAATCGAGGTTTGCTTGGGCTTGTTTGAGTGCTGTTTCTGGAGATGCACCTAGCATCGTAGCTTCGATGGCTCGACCTAAACTGTCAGACAAGCGACTATAGCCAGGAATGATTGGTCGAGAACCTGATACAGACATTTGGTCAATAAAGACTTTCAAGACAGGTTTTTGCTGGAGAAATTCTTGATAAGCCTGACTTTGGGCAGATTTAATGTTAACTGGTAAAAAACCCGTCCCTATACTCCATTCTGTTTGGAATTTTTCACTTAAAACATACTCTAAAAATTTGAGTGCAGCTTGCTCTCTTACTGGTGTGGTCTTCATCAAATACATATTTCCAGTGGCTGTCACCGTAGCAGGCTTCACACTTGCAGGTATGGGAAATACTTTAAAGTCAACATTGGACTTCATTATATAAGTCCAAGGGCCTGTGATCTGCATAGCAACACGACCTGCAATAAAAGCGTCTTCTTCATAACCTCGCTCTGGAGAGGAAAGTGTTGCTGAACCATCTTTTAATATATCTTGCCAAAATTGTAAGGCTGCGATCGCTCCTGCATTCGTCAAATTTGGGTAGTTATTTGTTACAATCTCTCCCCCAGCGCTCAATAAAAAGGGGAACCAACTAAAGACAGTCCATTCTTCCTTTCCTAAAGGCAATAACATTCCGTATTGTTCAGGTTGATTATCACCATTCCGGTCTATGGTCAATTTTTTGGCAACTTCCCTCAATTCTTCCCAAGTCTTAGGAATTTGCGTAATTCCCGCAGCTTGGAAAAGTTTAGGTCGGTAAAAAATGCCTACATTGCTCGTGTAAAGTGGGATTGACCAAAGATGACCGTCTAATTTTAATTCCTCCCATAGGTTAGGGCTAATTTCCGACTTCAATGGCAATTTTTCCTGCCATTCTTCTAAAGGTCGAATTGCCCCTAGTTCCATAAACTGACCTGTCAATTGAGGATCGAATGATAGAATATCTGGAGATGTATTGCCCACAACTGCTGTTAATATTTTTGGTAATTGGGGTTGACCTATGAAGAGAGATTCCACCTGAACATCAGTATGAGTCTGATTAAATTTATCTACTAGTTTGTTAAATACATCCCGATTAGCAGGAGGATTGATTGATTGCCATAGGCTTAGATGAATTACTCCATCATTCTTTGCAGGTGCTTCCTGACAACCGGATAAAAATATGAGACATATACTAAGAACAATTATCAGAAATGAAAGCCGCCAAGCAGAATTAATCAACTGGTGATAACAATGCTGAATTTGGGATTGGAATTCTATAATAGAATATGCTGATTTCATTGTGGCACAAATTTTATGGTCAACTCTACTACGCCTTCTTTCTTAAGTAGTTTTTTAGAAACTTCATTTAACTTCAAGCATCATCTACAAGATTTTTTACATTTAGATCCAGAAACCATAGAGACAAAGTTAGCAGTAGTACAAGAAGAAATAAAAAACTTAGGACACAAAGATTTTAATTGGCAAGAAGCAAGTGCTTTCTATCGTGATCAAGTAGGAGAACTTTACTTGTTTGAATTGGGGGCTTGGCATTTGTCTAGTCATGAATATATTGGAGATATGTTGCGGTTGATTGCAGATTTTGCCCAAGGTCGAGTGTTAGATTTTGGTGGTGGAATAGGGACTCATACCCTTGGTGCTGCTCTTTGCCCACAAGTTGAGCAAGTGATTTATTATGATATTAATCCGATTAATCGTGATTTTGTTCAGTATCGGTCTGAGAAAATGGGACTGGACAAAAAAATAGTTTTTGCTCTTGAAATGCCTGTAAAAGAGAAATTTGATACAATTTTGTGCTTTGATGTTTTAGAACATGTGTTAGATCCTAGCCAGCAGTTATTAGAATTTTATAAAGCTTTAAGCTCGGAAGGTAAGATGATAGTGAATTGGTATTTTTTTAAAGGTTTTAATCAAGAATATCCTTTTCATTTAGATGATCATAAAGTAGTAGAAACATTTTTCCATACACTTCAGAGTCATTTTTTAGAGGTTTTTCACCCTTACCTGATTACAACCCGCTGCTACCGGAAGCAGAATTGAATTTAACTTCATGTCTTTTGGGTGGAGCCACAGCAAAACCCAATAAGTAGGTTGTTTAGGTGAAAAAATGATCTTTATGAAAATACATTAATTAATGACGAAAATGTACCATAAATTATTATTTATGTCCACTCCAATTGGTTCACTAGGTTCAGGATTGGGTGGCGGAGTGGAGTTGACCATCTCTAATATCGCCAAAGAGATGCTGCGGCGAGGACACGAAGTAAAAATTGTCGCTCCTCAGGGGTCTATTAGCAGTTCATTACCTATTAAAGAAATCCCTGGAGAACTCCAGATACCAGCCCAAAATCAAACTCGTACTGAGCCAATTTTTATCCCGAAAAACTCTGTTCTGGCGAATATGTGGGATTATGCTCGCCAAGTGCAAGCAGATTATGATGTGATTGTGAATTTTGCTTATGATTGGCTGCCACTGTATTTAACACCATTTTTTAACCGTCCGATCGCACATCTCATCAGTATGGGTTCTTTGACAGATGCAATGGATCAGATTATTGAACAAGTAGCAAATAATTTTCCAGGTACTATTGGCGTTCATGGTCAAACCCAGGCAGGCACTTTTACATTTGCAGATAAATGTAGATGTTTAATAAATGGCATGGATTTGTCTGTTTATCAGTTTTGCCAGAAACCAACTCAGAGCTTGGCGTGGGTAGGTAGGATAGCTCCTGAAAAAGGGCTAGAAGATGCAGTAGCAGCAGCAGAAATCATGGGAATTACACTGAAAATATTCGGGTTAAAACAGGATGTATCTTACTGGGAGAAGATTTGTCAAGAATACCCTGATGCTCCCATAGAATATGTCGGATTTTTACCAACGGTTGAGCTACAAAAGGAGTTAGGTCAATGTCGAGCACTTTTAGTAACTCCTCGTTGGATAGAAGCATTTGGAAATGTAGCAATAGAGGCCCTTGCTTGTGGAGTACCTTTAATTGCTTATCGTCGGGGTGGTTTAACAGAAATTGTCCAAGAAGGCAAAACTGGTTTTTTGGTAGAACCTGATAGTGTCCAAGGTTTAGTAGAAGCGATTAAGCATTTGGATGAAATTGACCGCCAAACTTGTCGCCAGCAAGCAGAAACTTTATACTCTTTAGAAGCTATGGGCGATCGCATAGAAGAGTGGTTTCAAAAAATTCTGAGAAACTGATATAGTACTGTTCTCGTTCAATCGGATCGGGATTATTTAGTCGTAATACAGAAGTAAATTAATCTTTGAAACTAATTTGGATGATAGAATATTTGCGAAAAACTTATGGCGCGATCGCTAATATTCCCGCATCCCCATCTAAAGTTGCTTTTACACCTACTGGTAATGCTGCATTCGGACTATCATGACCAAAAGGTAGATTAGAGACAATCGGAATATTTAAATCGCCCAAGCGATCGCGCAATACTTCTTCTACACTAAAGCTAGACACAGTTGGCGGCGCTTCACAGCGAGTAAACCCTCCCAAAGCAATACCGCAGACTTGAGACAAAGCACCGCTCAAACGCCACTGTGTCAGCATCCTGTCAATCCGATAAGGTGCTTCCGTAACATCCTCCAAGGCCAGAATTACACCATCCAGATGCGGCAGGATTGGTGTACCTAAAAGGTGAGTAGCCACCGTGAGATTACCTGGTAATAAAGTGCCATTAACTGCACCACCACCCCAACCGTAACCTTTGAGAGGGGCGAGAGGGCAACCTTCCACCAAATTGAATAATCGCTCAATTGACCAATCTGGCTCATCTGCCAAAGTCGTCAGCACGGGAGCATGAACACCAGAAATTCCTGCTGTATAAAGACTCCATAATAAAGCTGTGATATCAGAAAATCCGATGAGCCACTTGGGAAGCCCTGAGTTTGGCCAATTCCAATCTTCTAAGATACGGGTGCTGCCAAAACCGCCTTTGGCACAGAGAATACCGCGACAATCAGGATCTTGCCATGCTGCTGCCAGCTGGTGACGACGGTTTTCATCTGTTCCTGCCAAATAACCACATTGGTCATCTATCTGGGGAGTGATTTCTACTCGATAACCACGCGATCGCCAAATTTCTACACTCCGCCCAAATGCCTCAAATTCTCGCAAAGCACCACTAGGGGCAATTACTCGTAGTAAGTCACCAGGTATCAGAGGCGGTGGTAAGATTTTGGATGGCATGAAAAAAGTTAGGGGTTTGGAGAGACGCGATTAATCGCGTCTGTACAGGAGTTAAGAATAAAGACTATAACCCATAACTCCGATCAAATTTTGTTGAATCATTTTTCAAAGCGATCGCACAATGGTTTTATTTTAGGTTTGCTTTGTATCTAACTGTGTATTTTCCTGAGTTGGATTTTGCGGTATCAGGTAAATTGCCCCAGATATTAAAGTCAGGGCGACAGAAATCCAAAAGGCAATCAGAGAGGGAATTTGCCACACTTCAGGTAGGGGTGCAATCAAAAGTGCGATGGCGACTATTTGACTAACAGTTTTGAGTTTACCCCAAATATTTGCCCCGGTAATCGTTGTTTGATTCACCCGCCAACCGGCGATCGCTAATTCTCGCGCTAAAATCAGGAATACTCCCCAAGCCGGCACTTTTCCTAGTTCAATAAAAACCAGCAACGGCGCAAGTACCAGAAGTTTATCCACTAAGGGATCAAGAAATTTACCCAATTCACTAATTTGGTTGAGTTTCCGCGCCAAATAGCCGTCTAGCCAATCAGTCAATGCAGCAATCAGAAAAATCGCCAAACATATCCACTTAGCTTGAGGTGTGGGATTATATAAACCGTAAAGCAGAAATGGTATCCCCAATAGGCGAGAGAAGGTAATCCAGTTGGGTATAGTCATAGGGAATTCAAAACTCAAAATTAACAAGTGTAAAGCAACAAGCAGCCAAGCAAATATGCAAAATCTATGCAGATTAGTGTATCTGAGTCTGCCTGCGTGGGAAAATCTGTTTTCTGTAGCTCTCCTAAAACAATACTATGACTGAACACACAGACTCCCAATTCCGCATCGAACGCGATTCGATGGGCGATCGCCAAATCGCTAGTAGCGTTTATTACGGTATCCAGACGCTGCGGGCAATCGAAAACTTCCCAATTAGTGGCATCAAGCCTTTATTCACTTACGTAGATGCTGGACTAATTATTAAAAAAGCTACAGCAATTGTGAATGGTGAACTGAATTGCATTCCTGAAGATATTAGTCAGGCGATTGTCCAAGCAACTGATGAAATCCTGGCTGGGAAGTTCCGCGATCAATTTGTCGTGGATGTTTATCAGGCGGGTGCTGGAACATCCCACCACATGAATCTCAACGAAGTTCTGGCAAATCGCGCCTTAGAAATTCTTGGTGAAGAAAAGGGCAATTACAAACGTGTTAGTCCCAATGACCACGTTAATTATGGGCAGTCTACCAATGATGTGATTCCTACTGCAATTCGCATTGGTGGTTTATTGGCATTATCCAAGACATTACACCCAGCAATAGATGGGGCGATCGCAGCCTTAGAAAAAAAAGCTGTAGAATTTCAAGATATCGTCAAATCTGGTAGAACCCACTTGCAGGACGCAGTACCCGTGCGTTTGGGTGAAAATTTTCGGGCTTGGGCACAAATTCTTGCAGAACACCAAAACCGGATTTACACCGCCTCTGGTGATTTGATGGTGCTAGGTTTGGGAGGTAGTGCAGCCGGAACGGGGTTAAATACTCATCCTCTATATCGCGCCCGTGTAGTGGAAGTTCTCTCAGAATTGATTGATACTCCTTTAGAACCTGCGCCTCACCTGATGGCAGCAATGCAGAGTATGGCACCGTTTGTAAGTGTTTCCGGTGCTTTACGCAACTTAGCGCAGGATTTAGTCAAAATATCTCACGATTTACGGCTGATGGATTCGGGGCCAAAAACTGGCTTGAAAGAAATTCAACTGCCTCCAGTGCAACCCGGTTCCTCGATTATGCCAGGGAAATATAATCCAGTGATGGCAGAGATGACATCAATGGTGTGTTTTCAGGTGATGGGTTACGACAGTGCGATCGCTTTAGCCGCACAAGCCGGACAATTAGAATTAAATGTGATGATGCCGCTGATTGCCTATAACTTAATTCACAGTATCGAAATTCTCGGCAATACCATCGCTGCACTCACCGAACGCTGCATCCAGGGAATTACAGCCAACCGGGAACGTTGTTTAGCATCCGCTGAAGGCAGTTTAGCTTTAGTAACCGCACTAAATACCCACATCGGTTATTTAAATGCCGCAGCTGTCGCTAAAGAATCTTTAGAAACTGGCAAATCCCTGCGCCAAATTGTTTTAGAACGAGGATTGATGAGTGAAACAGACTTAGCCACAGTGTTAAATCTAGAACAAATGAGTGGTATCTTACCGCTGAGAACAGAATAATAGGTTATGGGGTATTGGGCAATTCAATTTTGGATTTTGGATTGATGATAGCGCAGCGTAAAGCCTGCGGCATGGCAACTCTTAGAGAGGCTGCGCCAACGCTTAGAGCGAGTCCGCGTACCCCTACGGGGAAGCAAGCTACGCGCAGCGTCTTGTAAGAGAGCGTCTTTTAGATTAAATTTCAATTCTTTAATCCAAAATCTAAAATCTAAAATTCTCACTCCCCACTCCCTCTATCCCCTATTTATTATCCATGCAGACTCAAAAACCATCTGTTAGTCTCATTCGGGCTACATCTTACGAACGAGAGGCTTTACGAGAATCTTTAGTCATTCTCCTGGAACCTTTTGGAGGAATGGCAGCGTTTGTGAAAAAAGGCGATCGCGTTTTACTCAAACCGAATCTACTTACAGGGACGCGTCCTGGTAAAGAGTGTATCACCCGTGCCGAACTAGTTTACGAAGTTGCCCAGATGGTAATTGAGGTTGGCGGTAAACCATTTTTGGGCGATAGTCCTGCTTTTGGCAGTGCCAAGGGCGTAGCAGTAGCAAACGGCTATCTGCCTATTTTAGAAGAACTCAATCTTCCGATCATCGATTTTCATGGTCAGCGTTACCAAACCGTTAGTGACAATTTTAACCATCTACGGCTGTCTAAAGAAGCAATGGAAGCAGACGTAGTGATTAACCTACCGAAAGTGAAATCACATATGCAGTTGACATTAACACTAGGCGTAAAAAACTTGTTTGGTTGCGTCCCCGGTAAAATGAAAGCTTGGTGGCACATGGAAGCTGGAAAAGACGCGAATAGATTTGGTGAAATGTTAGTAGAAACTGCCAGGGCAATTAACCCTAACTTAACCATATTAGATGGCATCATCGGTCATGA from Nostoc sp. UHCC 0926 includes these protein-coding regions:
- a CDS encoding Npun_F0296 family exosortase-dependent surface protein gives rise to the protein MLQKLSLALLGTTVVVISANPASAVTMQVNSGPFSSYSNTKTITFDDGTANDPNGFVTYSNITTNIVQGSVSGQYASPYGDNTKFLTIAPSGSNVAGDSGFVNINFKEAVNYFGFYAGSLDSYNYIDIYKGNQLLKTFSGADVPTAIADGSWTSTQANMFINLVAGTGETFDRVVMRSNGIAFETDNHAYRLASQSVPEPNAMLGVLAIGACGMTSLFKRSQHKVTVKA
- the pgsA gene encoding CDP-diacylglycerol--glycerol-3-phosphate 3-phosphatidyltransferase, whose protein sequence is MTIPNWITFSRLLGIPFLLYGLYNPTPQAKWICLAIFLIAALTDWLDGYLARKLNQISELGKFLDPLVDKLLVLAPLLVFIELGKVPAWGVFLILARELAIAGWRVNQTTITGANIWGKLKTVSQIVAIALLIAPLPEVWQIPSLIAFWISVALTLISGAIYLIPQNPTQENTQLDTKQT
- a CDS encoding DUF362 domain-containing protein, yielding MQTQKPSVSLIRATSYEREALRESLVILLEPFGGMAAFVKKGDRVLLKPNLLTGTRPGKECITRAELVYEVAQMVIEVGGKPFLGDSPAFGSAKGVAVANGYLPILEELNLPIIDFHGQRYQTVSDNFNHLRLSKEAMEADVVINLPKVKSHMQLTLTLGVKNLFGCVPGKMKAWWHMEAGKDANRFGEMLVETARAINPNLTILDGIIGHEGNGPSNGEPRHLGILAAASDIFALDRAMVEILNVPPEQVPTVAASQRLGVCPELASIEFPHLNPDLLKIEDWRLPDKLMPIDFGMPRVIKSTFKHLYTRFIKEPMSVYGRN
- a CDS encoding glycosyltransferase family 4 protein, producing the protein MSTPIGSLGSGLGGGVELTISNIAKEMLRRGHEVKIVAPQGSISSSLPIKEIPGELQIPAQNQTRTEPIFIPKNSVLANMWDYARQVQADYDVIVNFAYDWLPLYLTPFFNRPIAHLISMGSLTDAMDQIIEQVANNFPGTIGVHGQTQAGTFTFADKCRCLINGMDLSVYQFCQKPTQSLAWVGRIAPEKGLEDAVAAAEIMGITLKIFGLKQDVSYWEKICQEYPDAPIEYVGFLPTVELQKELGQCRALLVTPRWIEAFGNVAIEALACGVPLIAYRRGGLTEIVQEGKTGFLVEPDSVQGLVEAIKHLDEIDRQTCRQQAETLYSLEAMGDRIEEWFQKILRN
- a CDS encoding ABC transporter substrate-binding protein; translated protein: MKSAYSIIEFQSQIQHCYHQLINSAWRLSFLIIVLSICLIFLSGCQEAPAKNDGVIHLSLWQSINPPANRDVFNKLVDKFNQTHTDVQVESLFIGQPQLPKILTAVVGNTSPDILSFDPQLTGQFMELGAIRPLEEWQEKLPLKSEISPNLWEELKLDGHLWSIPLYTSNVGIFYRPKLFQAAGITQIPKTWEELREVAKKLTIDRNGDNQPEQYGMLLPLGKEEWTVFSWFPFLLSAGGEIVTNNYPNLTNAGAIAALQFWQDILKDGSATLSSPERGYEEDAFIAGRVAMQITGPWTYIMKSNVDFKVFPIPASVKPATVTATGNMYLMKTTPVREQAALKFLEYVLSEKFQTEWSIGTGFLPVNIKSAQSQAYQEFLQQKPVLKVFIDQMSVSGSRPIIPGYSRLSDSLGRAIEATMLGASPETALKQAQANLDSIWDSLQSR
- a CDS encoding aspartate ammonia-lyase produces the protein MTEHTDSQFRIERDSMGDRQIASSVYYGIQTLRAIENFPISGIKPLFTYVDAGLIIKKATAIVNGELNCIPEDISQAIVQATDEILAGKFRDQFVVDVYQAGAGTSHHMNLNEVLANRALEILGEEKGNYKRVSPNDHVNYGQSTNDVIPTAIRIGGLLALSKTLHPAIDGAIAALEKKAVEFQDIVKSGRTHLQDAVPVRLGENFRAWAQILAEHQNRIYTASGDLMVLGLGGSAAGTGLNTHPLYRARVVEVLSELIDTPLEPAPHLMAAMQSMAPFVSVSGALRNLAQDLVKISHDLRLMDSGPKTGLKEIQLPPVQPGSSIMPGKYNPVMAEMTSMVCFQVMGYDSAIALAAQAGQLELNVMMPLIAYNLIHSIEILGNTIAALTERCIQGITANRERCLASAEGSLALVTALNTHIGYLNAAAVAKESLETGKSLRQIVLERGLMSETDLATVLNLEQMSGILPLRTE
- a CDS encoding class I SAM-dependent methyltransferase: MVNSTTPSFLSSFLETSFNFKHHLQDFLHLDPETIETKLAVVQEEIKNLGHKDFNWQEASAFYRDQVGELYLFELGAWHLSSHEYIGDMLRLIADFAQGRVLDFGGGIGTHTLGAALCPQVEQVIYYDINPINRDFVQYRSEKMGLDKKIVFALEMPVKEKFDTILCFDVLEHVLDPSQQLLEFYKALSSEGKMIVNWYFFKGFNQEYPFHLDDHKVVETFFHTLQSHFLEVFHPYLITTRCYRKQN
- a CDS encoding S66 peptidase family protein — its product is MPSKILPPPLIPGDLLRVIAPSGALREFEAFGRSVEIWRSRGYRVEITPQIDDQCGYLAGTDENRRHQLAAAWQDPDCRGILCAKGGFGSTRILEDWNWPNSGLPKWLIGFSDITALLWSLYTAGISGVHAPVLTTLADEPDWSIERLFNLVEGCPLAPLKGYGWGGGAVNGTLLPGNLTVATHLLGTPILPHLDGVILALEDVTEAPYRIDRMLTQWRLSGALSQVCGIALGGFTRCEAPPTVSSFSVEEVLRDRLGDLNIPIVSNLPFGHDSPNAALPVGVKATLDGDAGILAIAP